In the genome of Pseudomonas putida, one region contains:
- a CDS encoding ATP-dependent Clp protease proteolytic subunit, which translates to MARHIIHFTGPINSSTCGNLISTCTRALQQGAEILQINIATMGGECSYGFTLYNFLRSLPVPVHTHNLGTVESMGNILFLAGERRTACVLSKFLFHPFHWTLHGSVDHSRMAEYAMSLDYDLRLYAQIVAERTKGASEVLDVPRYLMAYPRILSANEALACGMIDAIDEMPIEADVSQHSVHA; encoded by the coding sequence ATGGCCAGACATATCATCCACTTCACAGGCCCCATCAATTCATCCACCTGCGGCAACCTGATCAGCACCTGCACCCGCGCCCTGCAACAGGGCGCCGAGATTCTGCAGATCAACATCGCGACCATGGGCGGGGAGTGCAGCTACGGTTTCACGCTGTACAACTTCCTGCGCTCGTTGCCGGTACCGGTGCATACCCACAACCTGGGCACGGTGGAGTCGATGGGCAATATCCTGTTCTTGGCCGGCGAGCGGCGTACCGCGTGCGTGTTGAGCAAGTTCCTGTTCCATCCATTTCACTGGACGTTGCACGGTTCGGTGGACCATTCACGCATGGCTGAATATGCCATGAGCCTGGATTACGACCTGCGCCTGTATGCCCAGATCGTGGCCGAACGGACCAAGGGCGCCAGTGAAGTGCTGGATGTGCCGCGTTACTTGATGGCCTATCCGCGCATCCTGAGCGCCAATGAGGCGCTGGCCTGCGGCATGATCGATGCCATCGACGAGATGCCGATCGAGGCCGATGTTAGCCAGCACAGTGTGCATGCCTGA
- a CDS encoding NUDIX domain-containing protein, protein MKPVKHRATVICRHGRKTRKWLWVRKPKAAWTLPGGKIEPGETPVEAAERELLEETGLKARALTFLMRYESPERVHYVFEAEFADAPRPEASHEIADCCFAHLDRVSELKDDIRLLIQSLLACDQCVADSVR, encoded by the coding sequence ATGAAGCCCGTCAAGCACCGCGCCACCGTGATCTGCCGCCATGGCAGGAAAACCCGCAAATGGCTATGGGTGAGAAAGCCCAAGGCCGCGTGGACACTGCCCGGTGGCAAGATCGAGCCAGGCGAGACCCCCGTCGAGGCTGCCGAGCGCGAGCTGTTGGAGGAAACCGGGCTCAAGGCGCGGGCGCTGACCTTCCTGATGCGCTATGAGTCGCCCGAGCGGGTGCATTACGTCTTCGAAGCCGAGTTCGCCGACGCGCCCCGGCCCGAGGCCAGCCATGAAATCGCCGACTGCTGCTTCGCGCACCTGGACCGGGTGTCCGAGCTCAAAGATGACATCAGGCTGCTGATCCAGTCGCTGCTTGCCTGTGACCAGTGCGTGGCCGACTCCGTGCGCTGA
- a CDS encoding low affinity iron permease family protein: MKFDRFAQWLAKWAGRPLTFGIALLLILAWAVSGPLFDFNDTWQLVINTSTTIITFLMVFLIQNTQNRDNDVLHIKIDELLRTTHKAHKALLDLEHMDPVQLHALRKQYQQIGEGCDDLPPAATDESD, from the coding sequence ATGAAATTCGATCGATTCGCCCAATGGCTGGCCAAGTGGGCCGGCCGCCCGCTGACCTTTGGCATTGCGTTGTTGTTGATTCTGGCCTGGGCCGTGAGCGGGCCGCTGTTCGACTTCAACGACACCTGGCAACTGGTGATCAATACCTCGACCACCATCATCACCTTCCTCATGGTGTTCCTGATCCAGAACACCCAGAACCGCGACAACGATGTCTTGCACATAAAGATCGACGAACTGCTGCGTACCACGCACAAGGCACACAAGGCGCTGCTGGATCTGGAGCACATGGACCCGGTCCAGCTGCACGCCCTGCGCAAGCAGTACCAGCAGATAGGCGAGGGCTGCGACGACCTGCCACCGGCCGCCACCGACGAGTCCGACTGA